The following are encoded together in the Brassica napus cultivar Da-Ae chromosome A9, Da-Ae, whole genome shotgun sequence genome:
- the LOC106399218 gene encoding uncharacterized protein LOC106399218 — MAPTATATATATASSDASEGPVMGLINKRLRALRKKLNRITQMEESISQGKTLNKEQQEVLRSKPSVLILIEELDKLRAPLSAAVSEEITLATTHHHDQAHVADAPEEEEAKTLEDLVNLLYFGSLFDVKSQNELASIMLTRTHERGCCLVYDTVTDESTDLLCDKDLDLISELWTMMVSRPADSFLSHKNALERCVEHAKLWLANSDQPIASNCNVSYAGLREKLKKIMGSNYFTITPEMVAPVEAAAAAAGNYGSYQVPADTEQKEEDASNFKEQESAVNDQSEQPKDESVTEGEVVQGQQEQGYTQVEGGRSKRDYQQQYVPRGTHQNQRGHRGARRGHSNAPRGGRGGGGGGYSNGRYESYDNSGGNGYQRSHYNNRGRGRGGGGGNGHSYNNNQDSNVTVAS; from the exons ATGGCACCTACCGCTACAGCGACTGCGACTGCGACAGCTTCCTCAGACGCCAGCGAAGGACCAGTGATGGGACTCATCAACAAACGTCTCCGCGCCCTCCGCAAGAAACTCAACCGAATCACTCAAATGGAAGAATCGATCTCTCAGGGGAAAACCTTAAACAAGGAGCAACAAGAAGTCCTCCGCTCCAAACCCTCCGTCCTCATCCTCATCGAAGAGCTCGACAAGCTCCGCGCTCCTCTCTCCGCCGCCGTCTCCGAAGAAATCACCCTCGCCACTACTCACCACCACGATCAAGCTCACGTAGCTGACGCTCCCGAGGAGGAAGAAGCGAAGACGTTGGAGGATTTGGTGAATCTCTTGTACTTTGGCTCGCTCTTCGACGTGAAGTCGCAGAACGAGTTGGCTTCGATTATGCTGACGAGGACGCACGAGAGAGGTTGCTGTTTGGTTTACGATACGGTTACGGATGAGTCCACGGATCTGTTATGTGATAAGGATCTGGATTTGATTTCGGAGCTGTGGACTATGATGGTATCTAGGCCTGCGGATTCGTTCTTGTCTCACAAGAACGCTTTGGAGCGTTGCGTCGAGCACGCTAAGCTTTGGTTGGCTAACTCGGACCAGCCGATTGCTTCCAACTGCAATGTTTCAT ATGCTGGATTGAGAGAGAAGTTGAAGAAGATTATGGGTTCTAATTACTTCACTATTACTCCTGAGATGGTTGCTCCTGTTGAAGCAGCGGCTGCAGCTGCTGGTAACTACGGTTCTTACCAAGTCCCTGCTGACACTGAGCAAAAG GAAGAAGACGCATCAAACTTCAAAGAACAAGAATCTGCTGTAAACGATCAATCTGAGCAACCAAAG GATGAGTCAGTGACGGAAGGAGAGGTGGTCCAAGGACAGCAGGAACAAGGCTATACTCAGGTGGAAGGAGGGAGGTCAAAGAGAGATTATCAGCAACAGTATGTGCCACGTGGAACCCACCAGAACCAGAGAGGTCATAGAGGTGCTAGAAGAGGTCATTCCAATGCCCCCCGGGGAGGtcgaggtggtggtggtggaggataCTCGAATGGGAGGTATGAATCTTATGACAATTCGGGTGGAAACGGTTACCAAAGGAGCCACTACAACAACAGAGGAAGGGgacgtggtggtggtggaggaaaTGGCCATTCATACAACAACAACCAAGACTCAAACGTAACTGTTGCGTCTTAG
- the LOC106399215 gene encoding uncharacterized protein LOC106399215, protein MELFTKGEAVKLRSHLDKFLVADDDQETIRQSRKGDARRAVWTVETVEAKPNLIRLKSSHGTYLTASNKPLLLGMTGEKVTQTHSSNKPMDWQTQWEPVRDGFSVKLKSWCGKWMRANGGTPPWRNSVTHDEPHTSKTKNWLVWDVITVDGSDLENMSAGDESSVSSPVSSHISGSDLGSEPASPVSARSMKSIDRFASLGLSSMSPRWSSKPKASSFNQKEKTSSLNQNDTVSAMEFFQKAKAIRMRNSHNKYLSADDDEETVTQDRNGSNKNARWTVEPVRDSYHVIRLKSCYGKYLTASNERFLLGATGKKVIQLKPSRLDSSVEWEPVREGSKIKLRTRNGNYLRGNGGLPPWRNSVTHDNPHLSATQDSISWEVDVVEILVNPQVTAETEFTPSPKTQPPPQKTQPPPHRRPSRTQSSLSERSEQDSVVSPPKSDGRTIYYHIADDEGHVEDESSVGYAFTFKGNSVAELTQTLREETCMEDAVVCTRSPLNGKLFPLRLQLPPNNGTLHVILVPSSASL, encoded by the exons ATGGAGCTATTCACCAAAGGAGAAGCCGTTAAGTTAAGGAGCCACCTGGATAAGTTTCTAGTCGCCGACGACGATCAAGAAACCATCCGTCAAAGTCGTAAAGGAGATGCACGGCGAGCCGTATGGACGGTAGAGACTGTTGAGGCTAAACCGAATCTGATAAGGTTAAAAAGCAGTCACGGCACCTACTTAACGGCGAGCAATAAACCGTTGCTGTTAGGTATGACCGGTGAGAAAGTGACTCAAACGCACTCGTCTAACAAGCCTATGGATTGGCAAACGCAGTGGGAACCGGTGCGAGATGGTTTCTCGGTGAAGCTGAAGTCTTGGTGCGGTAAATGGATGAGGGCTAACGGAGGAACACCGCCGTGGAGAAACTCCGTTACTCACGACGAGCCTCATACATCGAAGACCAAGAACTGGTTGGTTTGGGATGTTATTACAGTTGATGGTTCTGATCTTGAAAACATGTCTGCTGGAGATGAGAGCTCTGTTTCTTCTCCGGTTTCTTCACATATCTCCGGGTCGGATCTCGGGTCAGAGCCTGCGTCGCCCGTTTCCGCCAGGTCAATGAAGAGTATTGATCGGTTCGCTTCtcttggtttgagttcaatgtCTCCGAGATGGTCCTCAAAACCG aAAGCGAGTAGCTTCAACCAAAAGGAGAAGACGAGTAGCTTAAACCAAAACGACACAGTCTCAGCAATGGAGTTTTTCCAGAAAGCTAAAGCCATTCGAATGCGTAACAGCCACAACAAGTATCTATCCGCAGACGACGACGAAGAAACAGTGACACAAGACCGAAACGGATCAAACAAAAACGCTCGATGGACCGTCGAACCGGTTCGCGATTCGTACCACGTGATCCGTCTCAAAAGCTGTTACGGTAAATACCTAACCGCTTCGAACGAGCGGTTCTTGCTCGGAGCTACCGGGAAGAAAGTGATTCAGCTAAAACCGAGTCGTCTCGACTCGTCGGTTGAGTGGGAACCGGTGAGAGAAGGATCCAAGATTAAGCTCAGGACGAGAAACGGTAACTATCTACGAGGTAACGGTGGTCTTCCGCCGTGGAGAAACTCGGTGACGCACGACAATCCTCATTTGTCGGCTACTCAGGATTCCATCTCGTGGGAGGTTGATGTTGTTGAGATCTTGGTTAATCCTCAAGTCACGGCGGAGACTGAGTTCACTCCGTCACCGAAGACGCAGCCTCCGCCGCAGAAGACGCAGCCACCACCGCATAGGAGGCCATCGAGGACTCAGTCTTCTCTTTCAGAGAGATCCGAACAAGAT TCGGTTGTGTCTCCACCGAAATCGGATGGGAGAACGATATACTACCACATCGCCGATGATGAGGGACACGTGGAGGATGAATCGAGCGTTGGATATGCATTCACGTTTAAAGGGAACAGCGTGGCGGAGCTGACTCAGACGCTGCGAGAAGAAACGTGCATGGAGGACGCTGTGGTGTGCACTCGCAGTCCCTTAAACGGCAAGCTGTTTCCCCTTCGTCTTCAACTTCCTCCTAACAATGGAACATTGCATGTCATTTTGGTACCATCCAGTGCTAGCCTCTAG